The following proteins are encoded in a genomic region of Hippocampus zosterae strain Florida chromosome 2, ASM2543408v3, whole genome shotgun sequence:
- the tbc1d22b gene encoding TBC1 domain family member 22B isoform X3, which produces MATENRINFWRKNAKVPGSVQPVYGAQHPPLDPCLRRSYPKDTKLKLNNLKSKKISSFHEFARSTNDAWDIDDDEEDDDFLGGPALCSSLPSGVHSTFTQKQKQDAAGAPQSGMSHTKEEDTEHELVNSKVVKSNSEIHLSTSSVRSTLQKQQSLPIRPIIPLVARISDQNASGAPPMTVREKSRLDKFKQLLASANTDLEELRKHSWSGIPREVRPITWRLLSGYLPANKERRELVLKRKREEYFGFIVQYYHSRTDEHYKDTYRQIHIDIPRTNPLIPLFQQPVVQEVFERILFIWAIRHPASGYVQGINDLVTPFFVVFLSEFVMEDMENFEVAALSLDIQRNIEADSFWCMSKLLDGIQDNYTFAQPGIQNKVKALEELVSRIDEDIHNHFKKYEVEYLQFAFRWMNNLLMRELPLRCTIRLWDTYQAEAEGFSHFHLYVCAAFLIEWRKEILSMVDFQGLLILLQNLPTIHWGNEEVGLLLAEAYRLKYMFADAPSHYKR; this is translated from the exons ATGGCCACCGAGAACAGGATCAATTTTTGGAGGAAAAATGCTAAGGTTCCAGGAAG TGTGCAGCCTGTTTATGGAGCGCAACATCCTCCTCTTGACCCATGTCTACGACGCTC GTATCCCAAAGACACAAAGCTGAAGTTAAACAATCTCAAGTCTAAAAAGATCTCAAGCTTCCATGAGTTTGCTCGGAGCACAAATGATGCTTGGGACATTGATGAcgatgaggaggatgatgatttTCTTGGTGGCCCCGCCCTGTGCTCCTCCCTGCCCTCGGGAGTGCACTCTACATTCACCCAGAAGCAG AAGCAAGATGCGGCTGGTGCCCCACAAAGTGGGATGTCACACACAAAAGAGGAGGACACCGAGCACGAGCTTGTGAACAGCAAGGTGGTGAAGTCAAACAGCGAGATCCACCTCAGTACATCCTCAG TTCGCTCCACACTCCAGAAGCAGCAGTCTCTTCCGATTCGACCCATCATCCCTCTGGTGGCTCGCATTTCAGACCAGAATGCATCAGGAGCTCCTCCCATGACCGTGCGGGAAAAGAGCCGGCTGGACAAATTCAAGCAACTGCTGGCTAGTGCCAACACTGACCTTG AGGAGCTGCGAAAGCACAGCTGGTCAGGCATACCGAGGGAAGTCCGTCCAATCACATGGAGGCTCCTCTCC GGTTACCTGCCAGCCAACAAGGAGCGCAGGGAGCTTGTGCTGAAGAGAAAGCGTGAGGAATACTTTGGCTTCATCGTGCAATATTACCACTCCAGAACAGATGAGCACTACAAAGACACATACCGACAG ATTCACATTGACATTCCAAGGACCAACCCTCTGATTCCATTATTCCAGCAGCCTGTAGTGCAAGAG GTATTTGAACGCATCCTCTTCATCTGGGCTATTCGACACCCGGCCAGTGGCTACGTCCAGGGGATCAATGATCTTGTCACACCCTTTTTTGTGGTCTTCCTGTCTGAGTTTGTCA TGGAGGACATGGAAAACTTTGAAGTGGCTGCCCTGTCTCTTGACATTCAGAGAAACATTGAGGCTGACAGCTTCTGGTGTATGAGCAAACTACTGGACGGGATACAG GACAATTACACCTTTGCTCAGCCAGGAATCCAGAACAAAGTCAAAGCTCTAGAGGAGCTGGTCAGTCGGATCGACg AGGACATTCacaatcatttcaaaaagtaTGAGGTGGAATATCTACAGTTTGCCTTCCGGTGGATGAACAATCTGTTGATGAGGGAGCTACCACTGCGCTGCACAATCCGCCTGTGGGATACTTACCAG gctGAAGCAGAAGGGTTCTCCCACTTTCACCTGTATGTCTGTGCTGCTTTCCTCATTGAGTGGCGTAAAGAAATACTCTCCATGGTTGATTTTCAG
- the tbc1d22b gene encoding TBC1 domain family member 22B isoform X2: protein MATENRINFWRKNAKVPGSTHVVLSSVQPVYGAQHPPLDPCLRRSYPKDTKLKLNNLKSKKISSFHEFARSTNDAWDIDDDEEDDDFLGGPALCSSLPSGVHSTFTQKQQDAAGAPQSGMSHTKEEDTEHELVNSKVVKSNSEIHLSTSSVRSTLQKQQSLPIRPIIPLVARISDQNASGAPPMTVREKSRLDKFKQLLASANTDLEELRKHSWSGIPREVRPITWRLLSGYLPANKERRELVLKRKREEYFGFIVQYYHSRTDEHYKDTYRQIHIDIPRTNPLIPLFQQPVVQEVFERILFIWAIRHPASGYVQGINDLVTPFFVVFLSEFVMEDMENFEVAALSLDIQRNIEADSFWCMSKLLDGIQDNYTFAQPGIQNKVKALEELVSRIDEDIHNHFKKYEVEYLQFAFRWMNNLLMRELPLRCTIRLWDTYQAEAEGFSHFHLYVCAAFLIEWRKEILSMVDFQGLLILLQNLPTIHWGNEEVGLLLAEAYRLKYMFADAPSHYKR from the exons ATGGCCACCGAGAACAGGATCAATTTTTGGAGGAAAAATGCTAAGGTTCCAGGAAG TACACATGTGGTCTTGTCCAGTGTGCAGCCTGTTTATGGAGCGCAACATCCTCCTCTTGACCCATGTCTACGACGCTC GTATCCCAAAGACACAAAGCTGAAGTTAAACAATCTCAAGTCTAAAAAGATCTCAAGCTTCCATGAGTTTGCTCGGAGCACAAATGATGCTTGGGACATTGATGAcgatgaggaggatgatgatttTCTTGGTGGCCCCGCCCTGTGCTCCTCCCTGCCCTCGGGAGTGCACTCTACATTCACCCAGAAGCAG CAAGATGCGGCTGGTGCCCCACAAAGTGGGATGTCACACACAAAAGAGGAGGACACCGAGCACGAGCTTGTGAACAGCAAGGTGGTGAAGTCAAACAGCGAGATCCACCTCAGTACATCCTCAG TTCGCTCCACACTCCAGAAGCAGCAGTCTCTTCCGATTCGACCCATCATCCCTCTGGTGGCTCGCATTTCAGACCAGAATGCATCAGGAGCTCCTCCCATGACCGTGCGGGAAAAGAGCCGGCTGGACAAATTCAAGCAACTGCTGGCTAGTGCCAACACTGACCTTG AGGAGCTGCGAAAGCACAGCTGGTCAGGCATACCGAGGGAAGTCCGTCCAATCACATGGAGGCTCCTCTCC GGTTACCTGCCAGCCAACAAGGAGCGCAGGGAGCTTGTGCTGAAGAGAAAGCGTGAGGAATACTTTGGCTTCATCGTGCAATATTACCACTCCAGAACAGATGAGCACTACAAAGACACATACCGACAG ATTCACATTGACATTCCAAGGACCAACCCTCTGATTCCATTATTCCAGCAGCCTGTAGTGCAAGAG GTATTTGAACGCATCCTCTTCATCTGGGCTATTCGACACCCGGCCAGTGGCTACGTCCAGGGGATCAATGATCTTGTCACACCCTTTTTTGTGGTCTTCCTGTCTGAGTTTGTCA TGGAGGACATGGAAAACTTTGAAGTGGCTGCCCTGTCTCTTGACATTCAGAGAAACATTGAGGCTGACAGCTTCTGGTGTATGAGCAAACTACTGGACGGGATACAG GACAATTACACCTTTGCTCAGCCAGGAATCCAGAACAAAGTCAAAGCTCTAGAGGAGCTGGTCAGTCGGATCGACg AGGACATTCacaatcatttcaaaaagtaTGAGGTGGAATATCTACAGTTTGCCTTCCGGTGGATGAACAATCTGTTGATGAGGGAGCTACCACTGCGCTGCACAATCCGCCTGTGGGATACTTACCAG gctGAAGCAGAAGGGTTCTCCCACTTTCACCTGTATGTCTGTGCTGCTTTCCTCATTGAGTGGCGTAAAGAAATACTCTCCATGGTTGATTTTCAG
- the tbc1d22b gene encoding TBC1 domain family member 22B isoform X4, translating into MATENRINFWRKNAKVPGRYPKDTKLKLNNLKSKKISSFHEFARSTNDAWDIDDDEEDDDFLGGPALCSSLPSGVHSTFTQKQKQDAAGAPQSGMSHTKEEDTEHELVNSKVVKSNSEIHLSTSSVRSTLQKQQSLPIRPIIPLVARISDQNASGAPPMTVREKSRLDKFKQLLASANTDLEELRKHSWSGIPREVRPITWRLLSGYLPANKERRELVLKRKREEYFGFIVQYYHSRTDEHYKDTYRQIHIDIPRTNPLIPLFQQPVVQEVFERILFIWAIRHPASGYVQGINDLVTPFFVVFLSEFVMEDMENFEVAALSLDIQRNIEADSFWCMSKLLDGIQDNYTFAQPGIQNKVKALEELVSRIDEDIHNHFKKYEVEYLQFAFRWMNNLLMRELPLRCTIRLWDTYQAEAEGFSHFHLYVCAAFLIEWRKEILSMVDFQGLLILLQNLPTIHWGNEEVGLLLAEAYRLKYMFADAPSHYKR; encoded by the exons ATGGCCACCGAGAACAGGATCAATTTTTGGAGGAAAAATGCTAAGGTTCCAGGAAG GTATCCCAAAGACACAAAGCTGAAGTTAAACAATCTCAAGTCTAAAAAGATCTCAAGCTTCCATGAGTTTGCTCGGAGCACAAATGATGCTTGGGACATTGATGAcgatgaggaggatgatgatttTCTTGGTGGCCCCGCCCTGTGCTCCTCCCTGCCCTCGGGAGTGCACTCTACATTCACCCAGAAGCAG AAGCAAGATGCGGCTGGTGCCCCACAAAGTGGGATGTCACACACAAAAGAGGAGGACACCGAGCACGAGCTTGTGAACAGCAAGGTGGTGAAGTCAAACAGCGAGATCCACCTCAGTACATCCTCAG TTCGCTCCACACTCCAGAAGCAGCAGTCTCTTCCGATTCGACCCATCATCCCTCTGGTGGCTCGCATTTCAGACCAGAATGCATCAGGAGCTCCTCCCATGACCGTGCGGGAAAAGAGCCGGCTGGACAAATTCAAGCAACTGCTGGCTAGTGCCAACACTGACCTTG AGGAGCTGCGAAAGCACAGCTGGTCAGGCATACCGAGGGAAGTCCGTCCAATCACATGGAGGCTCCTCTCC GGTTACCTGCCAGCCAACAAGGAGCGCAGGGAGCTTGTGCTGAAGAGAAAGCGTGAGGAATACTTTGGCTTCATCGTGCAATATTACCACTCCAGAACAGATGAGCACTACAAAGACACATACCGACAG ATTCACATTGACATTCCAAGGACCAACCCTCTGATTCCATTATTCCAGCAGCCTGTAGTGCAAGAG GTATTTGAACGCATCCTCTTCATCTGGGCTATTCGACACCCGGCCAGTGGCTACGTCCAGGGGATCAATGATCTTGTCACACCCTTTTTTGTGGTCTTCCTGTCTGAGTTTGTCA TGGAGGACATGGAAAACTTTGAAGTGGCTGCCCTGTCTCTTGACATTCAGAGAAACATTGAGGCTGACAGCTTCTGGTGTATGAGCAAACTACTGGACGGGATACAG GACAATTACACCTTTGCTCAGCCAGGAATCCAGAACAAAGTCAAAGCTCTAGAGGAGCTGGTCAGTCGGATCGACg AGGACATTCacaatcatttcaaaaagtaTGAGGTGGAATATCTACAGTTTGCCTTCCGGTGGATGAACAATCTGTTGATGAGGGAGCTACCACTGCGCTGCACAATCCGCCTGTGGGATACTTACCAG gctGAAGCAGAAGGGTTCTCCCACTTTCACCTGTATGTCTGTGCTGCTTTCCTCATTGAGTGGCGTAAAGAAATACTCTCCATGGTTGATTTTCAG
- the tbc1d22b gene encoding TBC1 domain family member 22B isoform X1: MATENRINFWRKNAKVPGSTHVVLSSVQPVYGAQHPPLDPCLRRSYPKDTKLKLNNLKSKKISSFHEFARSTNDAWDIDDDEEDDDFLGGPALCSSLPSGVHSTFTQKQKQDAAGAPQSGMSHTKEEDTEHELVNSKVVKSNSEIHLSTSSVRSTLQKQQSLPIRPIIPLVARISDQNASGAPPMTVREKSRLDKFKQLLASANTDLEELRKHSWSGIPREVRPITWRLLSGYLPANKERRELVLKRKREEYFGFIVQYYHSRTDEHYKDTYRQIHIDIPRTNPLIPLFQQPVVQEVFERILFIWAIRHPASGYVQGINDLVTPFFVVFLSEFVMEDMENFEVAALSLDIQRNIEADSFWCMSKLLDGIQDNYTFAQPGIQNKVKALEELVSRIDEDIHNHFKKYEVEYLQFAFRWMNNLLMRELPLRCTIRLWDTYQAEAEGFSHFHLYVCAAFLIEWRKEILSMVDFQGLLILLQNLPTIHWGNEEVGLLLAEAYRLKYMFADAPSHYKR, from the exons ATGGCCACCGAGAACAGGATCAATTTTTGGAGGAAAAATGCTAAGGTTCCAGGAAG TACACATGTGGTCTTGTCCAGTGTGCAGCCTGTTTATGGAGCGCAACATCCTCCTCTTGACCCATGTCTACGACGCTC GTATCCCAAAGACACAAAGCTGAAGTTAAACAATCTCAAGTCTAAAAAGATCTCAAGCTTCCATGAGTTTGCTCGGAGCACAAATGATGCTTGGGACATTGATGAcgatgaggaggatgatgatttTCTTGGTGGCCCCGCCCTGTGCTCCTCCCTGCCCTCGGGAGTGCACTCTACATTCACCCAGAAGCAG AAGCAAGATGCGGCTGGTGCCCCACAAAGTGGGATGTCACACACAAAAGAGGAGGACACCGAGCACGAGCTTGTGAACAGCAAGGTGGTGAAGTCAAACAGCGAGATCCACCTCAGTACATCCTCAG TTCGCTCCACACTCCAGAAGCAGCAGTCTCTTCCGATTCGACCCATCATCCCTCTGGTGGCTCGCATTTCAGACCAGAATGCATCAGGAGCTCCTCCCATGACCGTGCGGGAAAAGAGCCGGCTGGACAAATTCAAGCAACTGCTGGCTAGTGCCAACACTGACCTTG AGGAGCTGCGAAAGCACAGCTGGTCAGGCATACCGAGGGAAGTCCGTCCAATCACATGGAGGCTCCTCTCC GGTTACCTGCCAGCCAACAAGGAGCGCAGGGAGCTTGTGCTGAAGAGAAAGCGTGAGGAATACTTTGGCTTCATCGTGCAATATTACCACTCCAGAACAGATGAGCACTACAAAGACACATACCGACAG ATTCACATTGACATTCCAAGGACCAACCCTCTGATTCCATTATTCCAGCAGCCTGTAGTGCAAGAG GTATTTGAACGCATCCTCTTCATCTGGGCTATTCGACACCCGGCCAGTGGCTACGTCCAGGGGATCAATGATCTTGTCACACCCTTTTTTGTGGTCTTCCTGTCTGAGTTTGTCA TGGAGGACATGGAAAACTTTGAAGTGGCTGCCCTGTCTCTTGACATTCAGAGAAACATTGAGGCTGACAGCTTCTGGTGTATGAGCAAACTACTGGACGGGATACAG GACAATTACACCTTTGCTCAGCCAGGAATCCAGAACAAAGTCAAAGCTCTAGAGGAGCTGGTCAGTCGGATCGACg AGGACATTCacaatcatttcaaaaagtaTGAGGTGGAATATCTACAGTTTGCCTTCCGGTGGATGAACAATCTGTTGATGAGGGAGCTACCACTGCGCTGCACAATCCGCCTGTGGGATACTTACCAG gctGAAGCAGAAGGGTTCTCCCACTTTCACCTGTATGTCTGTGCTGCTTTCCTCATTGAGTGGCGTAAAGAAATACTCTCCATGGTTGATTTTCAG